The Tolypothrix sp. NIES-4075 genome has a segment encoding these proteins:
- a CDS encoding RNA-guided endonuclease InsQ/TnpB family protein, with protein MNRILLVSRLNPFITSEIKIEDLSIKAFLKNHKLAGAIADCGMYEFKRQLEYKTEKFSSKLTLVDRMFPSSQICSNCGQHRHKMPLKNRVYVCPECNHIEDRDLNASKNLERWFDGIYIPKCSDLAVSSTVSACGVNKPLKSHLETTVNIKTTFVQLSLDLGSFG; from the coding sequence ATGAATCGCATTCTTCTGGTATCCCGGCTGAACCCCTTTATCACTAGCGAAATAAAAATAGAAGATTTGTCAATTAAAGCATTTTTGAAAAATCATAAATTAGCAGGTGCTATTGCTGATTGTGGTATGTATGAATTCAAGCGTCAGTTAGAATACAAAACTGAGAAATTCTCTAGTAAATTAACACTAGTTGATAGGATGTTTCCTAGTTCTCAGATTTGCTCTAATTGTGGTCAGCATCGTCATAAGATGCCGTTGAAAAATCGCGTTTACGTCTGTCCAGAATGCAATCACATTGAGGACAGAGATTTAAACGCATCAAAAAATTTAGAGCGTTGGTTTGATGGAATCTACATTCCAAAATGCTCAGATTTGGCGGTAAGCTCTACCGTTTCAGCCTGTGGAGTAAACAAACCTCTCAAGAGTCATCTTGAGACTACGGTAAACATCAAAACTACCTTTGTCCAGTTAAGTCTAGACTTGGGTAGTTTTGGGTAA
- a CDS encoding isochorismatase family protein: MAGLTNDVCIVYPAISAIEDGYEVQVVVDAGGSPTTLADETALRRMENHGVILTSTNQVMAELAVSWSHDFGKTIQTIMYQEVLSKLINE, translated from the coding sequence ATGGCGGGATTAACCAATGATGTTTGCATTGTATATCCAGCAATCAGTGCTATAGAAGATGGGTACGAAGTTCAAGTTGTAGTTGACGCAGGTGGATCGCCGACAACGCTTGCCGATGAAACTGCTTTGCGGAGAATGGAAAATCACGGTGTCATACTCACTTCAACAAATCAAGTTATGGCAGAGTTAGCAGTATCGTGGTCGCATGATTTTGGGAAAACGATCCAAACGATTATGTACCAAGAAGTCCTTTCAAAATTGATAAACGAGTAG
- a CDS encoding glutathione S-transferase family protein, translated as MSERLIEANRLIKKVMKLYYIPTTRAVRPRWLLEEMGVPYELVRVDMNMAQQPEYQKLHPHGKVPILVDEEVTIFESAAICAYLADKYIDKGMAPALEQTERGYYYQWLFYATSTLEPPVEHFMFNVLPSLPEKVLPIKVRSAISTQEALQWFDRVAEPLRKSIAVNNYLVANRFTTADIVTGGVLLWAKKLGMLSDSDPLSRYINNLMQRAAFIRADEDFYAKIAPSVQF; from the coding sequence ATGAGTGAGAGACTAATAGAAGCAAACCGCTTAATTAAAAAAGTAATGAAACTGTACTACATTCCTACGACACGTGCAGTACGTCCTCGGTGGCTCTTAGAAGAAATGGGAGTTCCCTATGAATTGGTACGGGTTGATATGAACATGGCTCAACAGCCAGAATATCAAAAGTTGCACCCACATGGAAAAGTGCCAATTCTAGTAGATGAGGAAGTCACGATTTTTGAATCTGCTGCTATCTGTGCTTATCTTGCTGACAAATATATAGATAAAGGGATGGCTCCAGCACTAGAGCAAACTGAACGTGGCTATTACTATCAATGGCTGTTTTACGCTACATCTACATTAGAACCACCTGTTGAGCATTTTATGTTTAATGTTCTACCATCACTGCCGGAAAAAGTACTACCAATAAAGGTACGCTCTGCAATTTCAACACAAGAAGCTTTGCAATGGTTTGACCGAGTTGCTGAACCCTTGAGAAAATCCATTGCTGTTAACAATTACCTGGTAGCAAATCGATTTACGACTGCTGATATTGTAACTGGAGGGGTTTTACTCTGGGCAAAAAAGCTAGGTATGTTATCAGATAGTGACCCTTTGAGTAGGTACATTAACAACTTGATGCAACGTGCTGCTTTTATCCGTGCCGATGAAGACTTTTACGCCAAGATAGCTCCGAGTGTGCAGTTTTAA